The following proteins are co-located in the Pseudomonas synxantha genome:
- a CDS encoding amino acid ABC transporter ATP-binding protein, protein MSALIEFQGFNKFFGEQQVLKGIDLSVQSGEVVVILGPSGCGKSTLLRCLNGLEVAHSGSLRFAGNELLNKSTDWRQVRQDIGMVFQSYHLFPHMSVLDNILLGPLKVQKRDPREAREQAQKLLERVGLADKRDAFPRQLSGGQQQRIAIVRSLCMNPQVMLFDEVTAALDPEMVKEVLEVIQDLARDGMTLLIVTHEMAFARAVADRVVFMEAGRILELNTPEAFFTNPQTARAQQFLEKFSFVSTLPKKIKELELI, encoded by the coding sequence ATGAGCGCATTGATCGAGTTCCAGGGTTTCAACAAATTCTTCGGCGAACAGCAGGTGCTCAAGGGCATCGACCTGAGTGTGCAAAGCGGCGAAGTGGTGGTGATCCTCGGCCCCAGCGGCTGTGGCAAAAGCACCTTGCTGCGTTGTCTCAACGGGCTGGAAGTCGCACACAGCGGCAGCCTGCGTTTCGCCGGCAACGAGCTTTTGAACAAAAGCACCGATTGGCGACAGGTGCGCCAGGACATCGGCATGGTGTTCCAGAGCTACCACTTGTTCCCGCACATGAGTGTGCTCGACAACATCCTGCTCGGCCCGTTGAAGGTGCAAAAGCGCGACCCCCGCGAGGCCCGTGAGCAGGCGCAGAAACTGCTGGAGCGCGTAGGCCTGGCCGACAAGCGCGACGCCTTCCCGCGCCAGCTCTCTGGCGGCCAGCAGCAGCGCATCGCCATTGTTCGCTCGTTGTGCATGAACCCGCAGGTCATGTTGTTTGACGAAGTCACTGCGGCCCTCGACCCGGAGATGGTCAAGGAAGTGCTGGAAGTGATCCAGGACCTGGCCCGCGATGGCATGACCCTGCTGATCGTCACCCATGAAATGGCCTTCGCCCGCGCCGTCGCCGACCGCGTGGTGTTCATGGAGGCCGGCCGTATCCTCGAACTCAACACCCCCGAGGCATTCTTTACGAACCCGCAGACCGCACGCGCGCAGCAGTTCCTGGAGAAGTTCTCCTTTGTTTCAACACTGCCCAAGAAGATCAAGGAACTGGAGCTGATATGA
- a CDS encoding transporter substrate-binding domain-containing protein — MKKLLLPLFAVALLAGCDKKAEEPVKPVAAASYIDKIKARDKLIVGVFTDKPPFGFVDEAGRYIGFDTDIGRQFAKDLLGDENKVEFVAVEPASRIPFLQSDKVDLILANMTVTPERKEAVDFTNPNLKVAVQALVPNDSSVKNLADLATRTTIVTTGTTADIWLTKNHPDWKLLKFEKNSESLQALSAGRGDAYAQDNLVLFSWAKQNPGYRVLEEKLGDEAPIAPAVKKGNIELRDWVNAELAKLGEEKFLLKLYDQYVRKELSDDTKPESVIVEGGKWQG, encoded by the coding sequence ATGAAAAAGTTACTGCTGCCGCTGTTTGCCGTCGCCTTACTGGCCGGCTGCGATAAAAAGGCCGAAGAGCCTGTCAAACCTGTTGCTGCTGCGAGCTATATCGACAAGATCAAGGCACGGGACAAGCTGATCGTCGGCGTGTTTACCGACAAGCCACCGTTTGGCTTTGTCGATGAAGCCGGGCGCTATATCGGCTTCGATACCGACATCGGCCGCCAATTCGCCAAGGACCTGCTGGGCGACGAAAACAAGGTTGAATTCGTGGCCGTGGAACCGGCCAGCCGCATTCCGTTCCTGCAAAGCGACAAGGTCGACTTGATCCTCGCCAACATGACCGTGACGCCTGAACGCAAGGAAGCGGTGGACTTCACCAACCCCAACCTGAAAGTCGCGGTACAGGCCCTGGTGCCCAATGACAGTTCGGTCAAAAACCTGGCTGACCTGGCGACCCGTACCACTATCGTGACTACCGGCACCACCGCCGACATCTGGCTGACCAAGAACCACCCGGACTGGAAGCTGCTCAAGTTCGAGAAAAATTCCGAGTCGTTGCAAGCGCTGTCGGCGGGGCGTGGTGATGCCTATGCACAAGACAACCTGGTGCTGTTCAGCTGGGCCAAGCAGAACCCGGGCTACCGCGTGCTGGAAGAAAAACTCGGCGATGAAGCGCCGATTGCCCCGGCGGTGAAGAAGGGCAATATCGAACTGCGCGACTGGGTGAATGCCGAGTTGGCGAAGTTGGGTGAGGAGAAGTTCCTGCTCAAGCTGTATGACCAATACGTGCGCAAAGAGCTGAGCGATGACACCAAACCTGAAAGTGTGATTGTTGAAGGCGGGAAGTGGCAGGGCTGA
- a CDS encoding AAA family ATPase produces the protein MLKTLAVANYRSINKLAVPLDRLNLVTGPNGSGKSNLYRALRLLAETAQGGVINALAREGGLDSTFWAGPETITRRMRSGEVPVEATAAQGVKRLRLGFAGEDFSYAISLGLPIPVPGSEFKLDPEIKKECIWAGPLYRPASLLVQRSGPMVRARDGRAWDVLAQHTPNYHSLFDQVGNLRGSPEVLLLRESIRGWRFYDHFRSDVDAPVRQPQLGTRTPVLHHDGRDLAAALQTIREVGDAEALQHAVSDAFPGARLNIQPLQGGRFAIEFYQEGLLRPLSAAELSDGTLRYLLLIAALLTPRPPTMMVLNEPETSLHPDLLPALARLIVQASAHCQVWVVSHASRLIAALQQDEGCNSIVLEKVMGETRIVGQGMLDGPAWHWPE, from the coding sequence ATGCTGAAAACCCTCGCGGTGGCCAATTACCGCTCGATCAACAAATTGGCAGTGCCCCTGGACCGGCTGAACCTGGTGACCGGGCCCAATGGCAGCGGCAAGTCCAACCTGTATCGGGCCCTGCGCCTGCTGGCCGAAACCGCCCAAGGCGGGGTCATCAACGCTCTGGCCCGTGAGGGTGGGCTGGACTCGACCTTCTGGGCCGGGCCGGAAACCATCACTCGGCGTATGCGCAGCGGCGAAGTGCCGGTGGAGGCCACCGCGGCCCAAGGCGTCAAACGCCTGCGCCTGGGGTTTGCCGGGGAGGATTTCAGCTACGCCATCTCCCTGGGCCTGCCCATCCCGGTTCCCGGCAGCGAATTCAAACTGGACCCGGAAATCAAAAAGGAATGTATCTGGGCCGGCCCCCTCTACCGCCCGGCCAGCCTGCTGGTCCAGCGTTCCGGGCCAATGGTGCGGGCGCGTGACGGCCGCGCCTGGGATGTACTGGCCCAGCACACACCCAACTATCACAGCCTGTTCGATCAGGTGGGCAATCTGCGTGGCTCGCCGGAAGTGTTGCTGCTACGCGAGAGTATCCGTGGCTGGCGTTTTTATGATCACTTTCGCAGTGATGTGGATGCGCCGGTGCGCCAACCCCAATTGGGCACCCGCACACCGGTGTTACATCACGACGGTCGGGATCTGGCCGCAGCGTTGCAGACCATTCGCGAAGTGGGCGACGCCGAGGCATTGCAGCACGCCGTCAGCGATGCATTCCCGGGCGCACGCCTGAATATCCAACCCTTGCAGGGCGGGCGGTTTGCAATTGAGTTTTATCAGGAAGGCCTGCTGCGCCCCTTGTCGGCGGCAGAGTTGTCGGATGGCACCTTGCGCTATCTGCTGCTGATCGCCGCGCTGCTGACGCCACGGCCACCGACCATGATGGTGCTGAACGAACCCGAGACCAGCCTGCATCCGGATCTGCTGCCGGCGTTGGCGCGCTTGATTGTCCAGGCGTCGGCTCATTGCCAGGTGTGGGTGGTGTCCCACGCCAGCCGCTTGATTGCGGCGTTGCAGCAGGATGAGGGGTGTAATTCGATTGTGCTGGAGAAGGTGATGGGCGAGACGCGGATCGTCGGGCAGGGGATGTTGGATGGGCCGGCTTGGCATTGGCCGGAGTAG
- a CDS encoding efflux RND transporter periplasmic adaptor subunit, whose product MGGRTSTFIFSLGLLALLSGCGQDKAEPKQHSRVFVQTVQSADFAAAVTLTGDIQARVQTDLSFRVGGKIIQRMVDVGDRVSAKQVLAKLDPKDLQTNVDSAQAQVVAEQARVKQTAAAFVRQEKLLPKGYTSRSEYDAAQAALRSSQSALAAAQAQLANAREQLGYTALVADAPGVITARQAEVGQVVQATVPIFSLARDGERDAVFNVYESLLVEPPSDAPITVSLLDNPSIKAVGKVREVTPAVAANTGTLQVKIALQSLPKGMELGSVVSATANGPAKASIELPWAALTKDLSEPAVWLIDGDGKAQLHKVTVARYLTGKVIIDDGLKGGEKVVVAGGQLLHPGMQVEIAQPGAQP is encoded by the coding sequence ATGGGCGGTCGCACTTCGACATTTATTTTCAGCCTTGGCCTCCTGGCGCTATTGAGCGGCTGTGGCCAAGACAAAGCCGAGCCCAAGCAGCATTCCCGGGTGTTTGTACAAACTGTACAGTCGGCGGATTTCGCCGCAGCGGTAACACTCACCGGGGATATCCAGGCGCGGGTACAGACCGACCTGTCCTTTCGCGTGGGCGGCAAGATCATCCAGCGCATGGTGGATGTGGGCGACCGCGTAAGCGCCAAGCAAGTGCTGGCCAAGCTCGATCCCAAGGATCTGCAGACCAATGTCGATTCCGCCCAGGCCCAGGTCGTGGCCGAACAGGCGCGGGTCAAGCAGACTGCTGCCGCCTTTGTGCGCCAGGAAAAACTCTTGCCCAAGGGCTACACCAGTCGCAGCGAATACGACGCCGCCCAGGCTGCGTTGCGCAGCAGCCAAAGCGCCCTGGCCGCTGCCCAGGCGCAACTGGCCAATGCCCGCGAACAGTTGGGCTACACCGCGTTGGTCGCCGATGCGCCGGGGGTTATCACTGCGCGCCAGGCCGAAGTCGGCCAGGTGGTACAAGCCACGGTGCCGATCTTCAGCCTGGCCCGGGATGGTGAGCGTGATGCGGTGTTCAACGTCTATGAATCGCTGCTGGTGGAGCCACCATCGGATGCGCCGATCACCGTCAGCCTGCTGGATAACCCAAGCATCAAGGCCGTGGGCAAGGTCCGTGAAGTGACCCCTGCCGTGGCCGCCAATACCGGCACCCTCCAAGTGAAGATTGCCCTGCAAAGCCTGCCCAAGGGTATGGAGCTGGGGTCGGTGGTGAGTGCCACAGCCAATGGCCCGGCCAAGGCCAGCATCGAGCTGCCTTGGGCCGCGTTGACCAAAGACCTCAGCGAACCCGCCGTGTGGCTGATTGACGGCGACGGCAAGGCGCAGCTGCACAAGGTCACGGTGGCGCGCTACCTCACCGGCAAAGTGATCATTGATGACGGTCTCAAGGGCGGGGAAAAAGTCGTGGTGGCCGGTGGTCAATTGCTGCACCCCGGCATGCAGGTCGAGATCGCCCAACCGGGAGCCCAGCCATGA
- a CDS encoding efflux RND transporter periplasmic adaptor subunit, whose protein sequence is MKRLTVVLAASLVLVACSKEEAPPEPVRPVLSMEVKAEDQEQLGRFAGTIQARYESNLGFRVSGRIARRAVDVGAEVEKGALLAVLDPTDQQNQLRAAQGDLARVQAQFINAQANARRQQELFNRGVGAQAQLDVAQTDLKTTQATLDQARASVNQAKDQLNYAELRTDHAGIVTAWNAEAGQVVSAGQQVVTLARPDIKEAVIDLPTGLAERLPADVVFLVAGQLDPSVHTTAVVREIEPQAQSATRTRRARLSLAETPPAFRLGTAISVTLSSAIAPRIELPLSALQEGDGKTRIWLLDTQSQTVQPREVSVLSRSANSVLLNGSVKPGERIVIAGVNSLEPGQKVKIDEDSPR, encoded by the coding sequence ATGAAGCGCCTGACGGTTGTACTCGCTGCCAGCCTGGTGCTGGTGGCCTGCTCCAAGGAAGAAGCCCCGCCTGAACCAGTGCGCCCGGTGCTGTCCATGGAAGTGAAGGCTGAAGACCAGGAACAACTCGGCCGCTTCGCCGGCACCATCCAGGCCCGCTACGAAAGCAACCTGGGGTTCCGTGTGTCGGGCCGCATCGCGCGCCGCGCCGTGGATGTGGGCGCCGAAGTGGAGAAGGGCGCCTTGCTTGCCGTGCTCGACCCCACCGACCAGCAGAACCAATTGCGCGCCGCCCAGGGCGACCTGGCCCGCGTGCAGGCGCAGTTCATCAATGCCCAGGCCAATGCGCGCCGCCAACAAGAGCTGTTCAATCGGGGCGTGGGCGCCCAGGCCCAGCTGGACGTAGCCCAGACCGACCTGAAAACCACTCAGGCGACCCTCGACCAGGCCCGTGCTTCGGTCAACCAGGCCAAGGACCAACTCAACTACGCCGAGCTGCGCACCGACCACGCCGGCATCGTCACCGCCTGGAATGCCGAGGCCGGCCAGGTGGTCAGTGCCGGCCAGCAGGTGGTGACCCTGGCGCGCCCGGATATCAAGGAAGCGGTGATCGACCTGCCCACTGGCCTGGCCGAGCGCCTGCCGGCGGATGTGGTGTTCCTGGTTGCCGGGCAACTGGACCCCAGCGTGCATACCACCGCCGTCGTGCGCGAGATTGAACCCCAGGCCCAAAGCGCCACGCGCACTCGCCGCGCACGCCTGAGCCTGGCCGAAACACCGCCCGCGTTCCGCCTCGGCACGGCGATCAGCGTGACCCTGAGCTCTGCCATCGCTCCACGCATCGAACTGCCCCTGAGCGCCCTGCAGGAAGGCGACGGCAAGACCCGCATCTGGTTGCTCGATACCCAGAGCCAGACTGTGCAGCCCCGCGAGGTCAGCGTCCTTAGCCGCAGCGCCAACAGCGTCTTGCTCAACGGCAGCGTCAAACCCGGCGAGCGCATTGTCATCGCTGGCGTGAACAGCCTGGAGCCTGGGCAGAAAGTCAAAATCGACGAGGACAGCCCGCGATGA
- a CDS encoding efflux RND transporter permease subunit yields MKGSFNLSDWALKHQSFVWYLMFVALLMGVFSYMNLGREEDPSFTIKTMVIQTRWPGATQEETLKQVTDRIEKKLEELDSLDYVKSYTRPGESTVFVFLKDTTSANAIPDIWYQVRKKIDDIRGTFPQGLQGPSFNDEFGDVFGSVYAFTGDGLSMRQLRDYVEQVRAEIRSVPGLGKVEMIGQQDEVIYLNFSTRKLAALGIDQRQVVQSLQSQNAVTPAGVIEAGPERISVRTSGQFASEKDLANVNLRLNDRFYRLADIADISRGYVDPARPMFRFNGKPAIGLAIAMQKGGNIQSFGKALHQRMDELTADLPVGVGVHKVSDQAEVVEEAVGGFTSALFEAVIIVLVVSFISLGMRAGLVVACSIPLVLALVFVFMEYSGITMQRVSLGALIIALGLLVDDAMITVEMMITRLEKGETKEQAATYAYTSTAFPMLTGTLVTVAGFVPIGLNASSAGEYTFTLFAVIAVAMLVSWVVAVLFAPVIGVHILSTNVKPHSAEPGRIGRAFNGGMLWAMRNRWWAIGITVGLFAASVFSMQFVQNQFFPSSDRPEILVDLNLPQNASINETRKAVDRLEAIIKDDPDITRWSTYIGQGAIRFYLPLDQQLENPYYAQLVIVSKGLEERGALIARLQQRLRDDFVGIGSYVQPLEMGPPVGRPIQYRVSGKDIDQVRKHAIELATLLDQNTHLGEIIYDWNEPGKVLRVDIAQDKARQLGLSSEDVAQLMNSVVSGASVTQVHDDIYLINVVGRAEDAERGTPETLQNLQIVTPNGTSIPLLAFATVRYELEQPLVWRRDRKPTITIKAAVRDEMQPTDLVKQLAPTIEKFGADLPVGYKVATGGTVEESGKAQGPIAKVVPLMLFLMATFLMIQLHSVQKMFLVASVAPLGLIGVVLALIPTGTPMGFVAILGILALIGIIIRNSVILVTQIHEYEEAGYTPWDAVVEATEHRRRPILLTAAAASLGMIPIAREVFWGPMAYAMIGGIIIATLLTLLFLPALYVAWYKIREPKQEQQKKHG; encoded by the coding sequence ATGAAAGGGAGCTTCAACTTATCCGACTGGGCCCTCAAGCATCAGTCCTTCGTCTGGTACCTGATGTTCGTCGCGCTGCTGATGGGCGTGTTTTCGTACATGAACCTGGGCCGTGAGGAAGACCCGTCGTTCACCATCAAGACCATGGTCATCCAGACCCGCTGGCCGGGTGCGACCCAGGAAGAAACGCTCAAGCAAGTCACTGACCGCATCGAGAAAAAACTCGAAGAACTGGACTCCCTCGACTACGTGAAAAGCTACACCCGGCCCGGCGAGTCCACGGTGTTCGTGTTCCTCAAGGACACCACCAGCGCCAATGCCATTCCTGACATCTGGTACCAGGTGCGCAAGAAGATTGATGACATCCGCGGCACCTTCCCCCAGGGCTTGCAGGGACCATCGTTCAACGATGAGTTTGGTGATGTATTTGGCTCGGTGTATGCCTTTACCGGTGACGGTCTGTCGATGCGCCAGTTGCGCGACTACGTGGAGCAGGTGCGCGCCGAGATCCGCTCTGTGCCGGGGCTGGGCAAGGTCGAGATGATCGGCCAGCAGGACGAAGTGATCTATCTGAATTTCTCCACGCGCAAACTTGCCGCATTGGGCATCGACCAGCGCCAGGTCGTGCAAAGCCTGCAATCGCAGAACGCCGTGACCCCGGCCGGGGTGATCGAGGCCGGGCCGGAGCGCATATCGGTGCGCACCTCAGGGCAGTTCGCCTCGGAGAAGGACCTGGCTAACGTCAACCTGCGCCTCAATGACCGTTTCTATCGGTTGGCGGATATCGCCGACATCAGCCGTGGCTACGTCGACCCGGCGCGGCCAATGTTCCGCTTCAACGGCAAGCCAGCCATCGGCTTGGCCATTGCGATGCAGAAGGGCGGCAATATCCAGTCGTTCGGCAAGGCCCTGCACCAGCGCATGGACGAGCTGACCGCCGACCTGCCGGTGGGCGTTGGTGTGCACAAGGTTTCTGATCAGGCCGAGGTGGTGGAAGAGGCCGTCGGCGGCTTTACCAGCGCGCTGTTCGAGGCGGTGATCATCGTGCTGGTGGTGAGTTTTATCAGCCTGGGCATGCGTGCCGGCCTGGTGGTGGCGTGCTCGATTCCGCTGGTGCTGGCGCTGGTGTTCGTGTTCATGGAATACAGCGGCATCACCATGCAGCGTGTGTCGCTCGGCGCGTTGATCATCGCCCTCGGCCTGTTGGTGGACGATGCGATGATCACCGTCGAGATGATGATCACGCGCCTGGAAAAAGGCGAAACCAAGGAGCAGGCGGCGACCTACGCCTACACCTCCACCGCGTTCCCGATGCTTACCGGTACCCTGGTGACCGTGGCCGGTTTTGTGCCGATTGGCCTCAACGCCAGTTCGGCGGGCGAGTACACCTTTACCCTGTTCGCGGTGATCGCCGTGGCGATGCTGGTGTCGTGGGTGGTGGCGGTGCTGTTTGCGCCGGTGATTGGCGTGCATATCCTCAGTACCAATGTGAAACCGCACAGTGCCGAGCCAGGGCGCATCGGCCGCGCCTTCAATGGCGGCATGTTGTGGGCCATGCGCAACCGTTGGTGGGCCATCGGTATCACTGTGGGCCTGTTTGCGGCCTCGGTGTTTTCCATGCAGTTTGTGCAGAACCAGTTCTTCCCGTCATCGGATCGCCCGGAAATCCTGGTTGATTTGAACCTGCCGCAAAACGCCTCGATCAACGAGACACGCAAGGCTGTCGACCGCCTTGAAGCGATCATCAAGGACGATCCGGATATCACCCGCTGGAGCACCTATATCGGCCAGGGTGCGATCCGTTTCTACCTGCCGTTGGACCAGCAGTTGGAAAACCCGTATTACGCGCAGTTGGTGATTGTCAGCAAGGGCCTGGAAGAACGTGGTGCGTTGATCGCCCGCTTGCAACAGCGCCTGCGCGATGACTTTGTCGGTATCGGTAGCTACGTGCAGCCACTGGAAATGGGCCCGCCGGTGGGGCGGCCGATCCAGTACCGCGTGTCCGGCAAAGACATCGACCAGGTGCGCAAGCATGCTATCGAACTGGCGACCTTGCTCGACCAGAACACCCACCTGGGCGAGATCATCTACGACTGGAACGAGCCGGGCAAAGTCCTGCGGGTCGACATTGCCCAGGACAAGGCGCGGCAACTGGGGCTGTCGTCGGAAGACGTGGCGCAGTTGATGAACAGCGTGGTCAGCGGCGCATCGGTGACCCAGGTGCACGACGATATCTACCTGATCAACGTGGTCGGCCGCGCCGAAGATGCCGAGCGTGGCACCCCGGAAACCTTGCAGAACCTGCAGATCGTCACGCCCAACGGCACCTCGATTCCGCTGCTGGCATTCGCCACCGTGCGTTACGAGCTGGAGCAACCGCTGGTATGGCGCCGCGACCGCAAGCCGACCATTACCATCAAGGCTGCGGTGCGCGATGAGATGCAGCCCACGGATCTGGTCAAGCAGCTGGCGCCGACCATCGAGAAATTCGGCGCTGATTTGCCGGTGGGCTACAAAGTCGCCACCGGCGGCACCGTGGAAGAAAGCGGCAAGGCCCAGGGGCCTATCGCCAAGGTGGTGCCGTTGATGCTGTTCCTGATGGCCACCTTCTTGATGATCCAATTGCACAGCGTGCAGAAGATGTTCCTGGTGGCGAGTGTCGCGCCGCTGGGGCTGATTGGCGTGGTGCTGGCGTTGATTCCCACGGGCACGCCCATGGGCTTTGTGGCGATCCTGGGTATCCTGGCGCTGATCGGTATCATCATCCGTAACTCGGTGATTCTGGTCACGCAGATCCACGAATATGAGGAGGCCGGCTACACGCCGTGGGATGCGGTGGTGGAAGCCACTGAACACCGGCGCCGGCCGATCCTGCTCACGGCCGCTGCGGCGAGCCTGGGCATGATCCCCATCGCCCGCGAAGTGTTCTGGGGGCCGATGGCCTACGCGATGATCGGCGGGATTATCATTGCCACCTTGCTGACGCTGCTGTTTTTACCGGCGCTGTATGTGGCCTGGTACAAGATCCGTGAGCCAAAGCAAGAACAACAGAAAAAACACGGTTAA
- a CDS encoding glycoside hydrolase, with protein MPCLRSTVLLCALLLSPPTFAATVLENTLWRIELDPATLALRVTPSGQASVNVSSGITAHSVSQVQNSSDQASWQWDSGAYRLTARLEQRDLALTINASQPGELPLLRQPASAMGQGLLWPLAEGHYVPAGNAIWQAFLLEQGALNTTQDLSLPLWGMDHGAFTLNWLLTNPYNNRLQWQADGKGLALSLAHEFTTLDPSAPMTLRLHLGDANPLAGAMRYRQWLVEQGKYEPLADKLRQTPEAEKLVGASHAYLWGNDLLALDDVRDWPKLVERLRGHALAALLDKEAAKVLAQTTALSRYEQAALLRGLNAAINKQARQAWQVEEPDMTRLAARYGELRQELATAFAGALGGSPETWGSKTIQGLRDAALPRLLLTLGEGWEGGLWHPEAIRAGVDAGFLIAPYDSYETALSAAENPDWTTAHQGDQAYRNCAIMLKDGKLKTGFQQSGHYTDPRCVRPLLEARVRAVQAKAGFNAWFLDAYATGMLFDSYRDGASMTQAQNAAGNIDASRWLNSVLKVPAGSEDGNATTAQGILFAHGMQTPVIGWGDRQMTQDKQSPHYLGNWFPPEQPTTFFKPVPLKEPFRTLYFEPSMRLPLYQAVFHGSVITTHHWMFDNLKLSNVRVENELTQLLYNVPPLYHLSAATLKERLPLIQRQDRFFRPLHQRLATQAMTDFRWLTADKQLQQTTFTDGTRLVANFSAMEKEGYAGRSVTALVEGEKPAVYQVDQQRH; from the coding sequence ATGCCTTGCCTGCGCTCCACCGTGCTGCTCTGTGCGCTCCTGTTGTCGCCGCCGACCTTTGCCGCCACCGTGCTCGAAAACACCCTTTGGCGCATCGAGCTCGACCCTGCCACCCTGGCCCTGCGCGTGACGCCATCAGGCCAGGCCTCGGTGAACGTCTCCAGCGGCATCACTGCCCATAGCGTCAGCCAAGTGCAGAACAGCTCCGACCAGGCCAGCTGGCAATGGGACAGCGGCGCCTATCGCCTGACCGCGCGCCTTGAACAGCGCGACCTGGCCTTGACCATCAACGCCAGTCAGCCTGGCGAGTTGCCGCTGCTGCGCCAGCCCGCCTCCGCCATGGGCCAAGGCTTGCTCTGGCCCTTGGCCGAAGGGCATTACGTACCCGCCGGCAATGCCATATGGCAGGCTTTCCTGCTGGAGCAGGGCGCGCTCAATACCACCCAGGACCTGAGCCTGCCGTTATGGGGCATGGATCATGGCGCCTTTACGCTTAACTGGCTGTTGACCAACCCCTACAACAACCGCCTCCAATGGCAGGCGGACGGCAAAGGCCTGGCGCTGTCCCTGGCCCATGAGTTCACCACGCTGGATCCCAGCGCACCGATGACGTTACGCCTGCACCTGGGCGACGCCAACCCCTTGGCCGGGGCCATGCGCTACCGCCAGTGGCTGGTAGAGCAGGGCAAATATGAGCCGTTGGCGGACAAGCTGCGCCAGACCCCCGAGGCCGAAAAACTGGTGGGTGCCAGCCATGCCTACCTGTGGGGCAATGACCTGCTGGCGCTGGACGATGTGCGTGATTGGCCGAAGTTGGTCGAGCGGCTGCGCGGTCATGCGCTTGCTGCCCTGTTGGATAAGGAAGCGGCCAAGGTGCTGGCGCAGACCACGGCGTTGAGTCGTTATGAGCAGGCGGCGCTGTTGCGTGGCCTTAACGCCGCAATCAACAAGCAGGCGCGCCAGGCGTGGCAAGTCGAGGAGCCGGACATGACGCGACTCGCCGCCCGCTATGGTGAACTGCGCCAGGAGCTGGCGACAGCATTCGCCGGAGCCTTGGGCGGCAGCCCTGAAACCTGGGGCAGCAAGACTATCCAAGGCCTGCGCGATGCCGCCCTGCCTCGTCTGCTGTTGACCCTGGGCGAAGGCTGGGAAGGCGGCCTCTGGCATCCCGAAGCGATTCGCGCAGGTGTCGACGCGGGATTCCTGATCGCGCCCTACGATTCCTACGAAACCGCTTTGTCCGCGGCCGAGAACCCGGACTGGACTACGGCCCACCAGGGCGACCAGGCTTACCGCAACTGCGCAATCATGCTCAAGGACGGCAAGTTGAAAACCGGCTTCCAGCAGTCCGGCCACTACACCGACCCCCGCTGCGTGCGGCCGTTACTGGAGGCGCGGGTGCGGGCCGTGCAGGCCAAGGCCGGCTTCAACGCCTGGTTCCTCGACGCCTATGCCACCGGCATGCTGTTCGACAGCTACCGGGACGGCGCGTCCATGACCCAGGCGCAAAACGCCGCGGGCAATATCGATGCGTCCCGCTGGCTCAACAGCGTGCTCAAGGTACCGGCCGGCTCCGAAGACGGCAACGCCACTACTGCCCAGGGCATTCTGTTTGCCCACGGTATGCAGACGCCGGTCATAGGCTGGGGAGATCGGCAGATGACCCAGGACAAGCAGTCGCCCCACTACCTGGGCAACTGGTTCCCGCCGGAACAACCGACAACGTTCTTCAAGCCGGTGCCGTTGAAAGAACCGTTTCGCACGCTGTATTTCGAGCCGAGCATGCGCCTGCCCTTGTACCAGGCGGTGTTCCACGGTTCAGTGATCACCACCCATCACTGGATGTTCGATAACCTCAAGTTGAGCAATGTGCGGGTTGAGAACGAGTTGACCCAACTGCTCTATAACGTGCCGCCGTTGTATCACCTGAGTGCTGCAACGCTTAAAGAGCGCTTGCCGCTGATTCAACGCCAGGACCGGTTTTTCCGACCGCTGCATCAACGCTTGGCGACCCAGGCGATGACGGATTTTCGCTGGCTGACAGCGGACAAACAGCTGCAGCAAACCACCTTTACCGATGGGACGCGGTTGGTGGCGAATTTTTCGGCCATGGAAAAAGAAGGGTATGCCGGGCGCAGTGTCACAGCGCTGGTGGAAGGTGAAAAACCGGCGGTGTATCAGGTAGATCAGCAACGCCATTGA
- a CDS encoding class I SAM-dependent methyltransferase: MKLEPDDLNQITATTLGHYNKVAEDFREGTRDHDVSQNIDALLRHIQGTPPFTVLDFGCGPGRDLQTFTRMGHIAVGLDGSERFAQMARDDSGCEVLQQDFLKLDLPAQRFDGVFANAVLFHIPKQELPRVLKQLHGTLKPGGVLFSSNPRGDNQEGWNGPRYGSYHDLEAWRALLAEAGFEELEHYYRPAGLPREQQPWLASVWRRS; encoded by the coding sequence ATGAAACTCGAACCCGACGACCTCAACCAGATCACCGCCACCACCCTCGGCCATTACAACAAGGTGGCCGAAGACTTCCGCGAAGGCACCCGCGATCACGATGTGAGCCAGAACATCGACGCGCTGCTGCGGCATATCCAGGGCACGCCGCCGTTTACCGTACTTGATTTCGGCTGCGGGCCGGGGCGGGATTTGCAGACTTTTACGCGCATGGGGCATATCGCCGTGGGGCTGGATGGCTCCGAGCGTTTCGCGCAGATGGCGCGGGACGACAGTGGCTGCGAAGTGTTGCAGCAGGATTTTCTCAAGCTGGACCTGCCCGCCCAACGCTTCGATGGGGTGTTTGCCAACGCGGTGCTGTTTCATATTCCCAAGCAGGAACTGCCACGGGTTCTCAAGCAACTGCATGGCACGCTGAAGCCCGGCGGCGTGTTGTTCAGTTCCAACCCCAGGGGTGACAACCAGGAAGGTTGGAATGGGCCGCGGTATGGGTCCTATCACGACCTGGAGGCATGGCGGGCATTGCTGGCTGAGGCGGGGTTTGAAGAGCTGGAGCATTACTACCGCCCGGCCGGGTTGCCTCGTGAGCAGCAGCCTTGGTTGGCGAGTGTGTGGCGACGGTCTTAA